The stretch of DNA ATAGTACGAAGTGGTATAGTCGGCGATGGGATATGGGAGGTCTGAATCTGTCAGGTGTCACTTCAGTTGCTCCAAGAAGGCGATGATAGGGGTACTCACAGATGAAGTCGCCTAAGAACAGCATCGCTTCCGGttttctcttcatttttCGGACCACGTTATCGACATGTTCTAAACCATTAATTGCCAACGAATGAGACAGAGGATTATAGGGCCAGTTGGGCTTTTGGCAGCTTGTACTCAGAATGCTGAATTGCTTCTGATCATGTTGTGATCGTCTAGTAGTGAACGAACCTTTGTGGCCGGCAGTCGAGTTATAAAAGTATGTGATGCCCGGTTGCAGATTTTTGATgtacagaggagaagtgAAGTCGGTTTTGACACTGGATTGAGAAAGTCCGACATGTGAGACGGCGCTGTCATTGTGAGAAGGCCAATAGGATACGTCGATTCGATCTGGGAAGGTAGATCGAAATAAGAGGCTGGCCGACGTTTCTGTTACCCAGCCAACCCGAGCGAAGGATATGTGTAGTGACGGATGTAGTAAATGGGTGCGGTAGACAAAGTCGTACGACATAAGCGGAGCTATCAAGGTGACCAAAGCACCAACCGTCGAGAGAAGACGATACATGGGATGGTAAAGTCCACCAAGAACTAGGATGGGCGTGATAATCGACGTCCGAATTGGTTTTTGAGCAAGGGAGCGAAGTGAGAAGTAAGATGCGAGGTACATTAAAGTACAGCTCAAAATAGTTGGGAGATATCGAGGTCCAGCGGGAAGCTTTTCCCGGCGCAAGGTTCGTCAATTACTCGTATTCGTATGATACAATCaataaaaaagaaacttACCAGGCGTAGAAACACGAAGGCATACCATTTCACCGCCAAGCCAGCACCCAAATTCAGCCCCTGTAATAATCTCTTCGCCATTTTATCGCTTTgtaaaggaggaggacacCGAGAAGTGTCGTTTTGCAGGCGGCTGTTTGATTACTGCCGCTAAGTAGATGGTCGTGTGCTTCGTGAGCCCAAAAACTGCTCATTTCGCTACTTATCCAGAAATGGATCTGTCTGCGCATAGTACAAAGGTCCTGGTGCCGGCCAACTCGGGTCAATTTGGTGAAGTGTTCGGACTTAATATAAATACGAACGTGCGAATGAACAACAAGAAATGCGTACGATCGAAAATAGGTCGTCGATTAAAATTCCGCGCGTAAAACAGCAGCGGCAACAAGCGACGGCGGGGCTAAttaagaagaagaagataataAATAATCTCGCTTCGGCGGCTAATGCCATCACAAACACGTTCAATCTACTTCTCCGTCAGACCTGATCTACCGTATTATTCGTTGATATCCAGTTACATTCGACAATTGGGAGGCCTTGGGAGGTAGAGCGTACGTCCGGATGATATCCGAAAGAACTCGGACAGGCTCGGCATCAGTATGTGAGTATTGGACTCCGGTGTTACCACTGTAACAGTATTGAGCACGTTGTTGATAATGATCAGGTACTGCCTTCATATGCTATTCTATGCTGCACTTTCAAAAGAGTATTGGCTACAGAAGGTCTCTCAAGTATTATTTACTTCGAATGTCACGAATAGACGGAAGGCCGAAACCCGATATGGTCTGCCGACCTCGACATCCTCTGAGATAATTTAAACCCCAGCAAGGTATATAGGCAACCACGAATCGACTATTCTTTATCAAACAAAAGTTCGTGGATTCCAAAATGTCTACTCTTTCCGATGACGACAAAATGGGATACCTCCCCGAGCAGGACATCGATACTACCATTCACGCAGCACCACTCGCTGAGCTCGAGACGCCAAAGAAACGAAAATGGATGCAGACCTTGTCTGTACTCATTGCAGGTGTAGCCCTTTTCTCGGATGGTTATAACATCCAGATTACCGGTACCGTATACTTTTTACACGTAATTTCACGTCAAAGCTGATGAAGGACTAGGTTATACGAACACCGTCATGGCAAAGCTCTATCCCACCGCCCTTAGCTCAACTATGAAGACTCGTCTAAGCAATTCCATCCTTATTGGGGATATCTTTGGAGTAAGTTCCAATTTTCTGTTTAATCTTCTCCGTCTGACAATCCTTACAGATGATCCTCTTCGGTCTCTGCGCCGACCGTCTTGGTCGTCGATGGGGTATTATCGGTtgcaccttcttccttgttcTCGGCGTAACCCTTGCAACTGCAGCGCATGGGAAGAGTGAAGTTGGAATGCTATGGATGATCGTGATTGGGCGCGGCGTTGCTGGCCTAGGTGCTGGCGGTGAGTACGCAGTATGTACGACGAGCGCTGTGGAAGCTGCAGATGAGACCCATACGTATGTTACACATCTCTAGTACATCGTCTCTTGTATGTGTCGCGCTTATTATCAAtaggttgaggaagaagagaggacTCCTCGTAGCATCAAGCACCAATACAGCCATCATCGCCGGCTTCGTTGCCTCTGCTATCGTGttcctcatcgtcctcgccGCGTACGGAGGTGAACCTCACGTCGGAGTCTGGCGTATATGCTTCGGTATCGGTATCATTGTAAGTTCGCTTATTCATGGAGCGTGACTAACCGTAAAGATGCCATTGTcgatctttctcttccgtGTGCGTATGGCAGACTCAACTCTCTACTCAAAACATTCCATTAAAAGTCCAAAATTTCCTTACTGGCTTGCGTTCAAACGTTATTGGAAACCTTTGCTTGGGTAAGCCCACCCTGTGCTAAGTTCTCTGACTAGTTTAGCTGATCACAAGAATAGATGTTCTCTTGTCTGGTTTCTCTATGACGCTGTTGTATATCCATTCAACCTCCTCGCACCTACCATCGCTGCCGGATTCAGCAGTAATCAATCACTGTTAGCTTCAAACGGATGGGGAGCGCTCGTCAATGCGtttgcccttcctggcgCGTTCTTTGGAGGTGAGTCTGCTTTTTCATACTGGTAAACATTCCATATGTACCAAACTAACGCGGTTACACGCGTAGGTTTCATCATTGACCGTCTCGGACCTAGGCAGACATACGCTTTTGGACTAGTAATGGTCGCAATTTTTGGTTTCGTTATTGGCGGTATGTCCTGAGAGCGTCTCAAATCAAGTTTTAACAAGCGCACTTACGCCGGTCTCTAGGTGCTATGGAACCCCTTCGTAACAACGGCACAGGCGCTTTCGCCGCtttcgtcatcctcttcggcCTTTTCCAATGTTTTCTCTCCGTCGGACCGGGCAACTGCAACTTCATAGTCTCTTCCGAATCATTCCCCACCCCTGTTAGGTGCGTATGACGTCTCTTTTAATTCTCTATCGGATATCAGATAGTGAAATCCTAACATGATACCTGCAGGGGTCATGCTCTTGGTTTAGCAGCAGCTATCGGCAAAGCAGGCGCCGCTGTGGGTACACAAGTTTTCCCCCTTATCGAAGCCCGTTTTGCCACGACTCTCAAAGGGCAACAAGCCATTTTTCTCATCGGTTCAGGCATTTGTGTTGTCGCAGCGATAGTAGTCATGACAATTGTACCGAACAGAAGGGCGCagttggaggatgaggatgtagaGTTCAGGAGGTACTTGGAGGAAAACGGTTGGGATACGTCAGATATGGGCTCTGTGGGAAGAATCGTCTCTGACGAGGTAGTTGAACGTGGTGAGAAGGTCTGATGTGTCGCCGCCTCTTCATTGATGTCAGATAGAGACATATCGAATACAAGGCATCATTTAATGCATGGATCTATGGGGCACATCTTCAGAGCAGAAGTATTACACTTAAAAGTTATAAATCATAATGGAGAGCGAGCGATATGTTCGGCTCATTGCTGTATGCCTAATTATCGTCGTCATCGCTGTCGCTGCCGCTGTCGCTGTCACTGTCGCTATCGCCATCACCTTTTTTGttgtcttcctcctcatcttcgacCTTCTGAAGCCCATCAACCTTCACCTctgccatctcttcctctccgaCTTCTTGTTCCTCCTCTAGAGTTTCCTTGTCCAACGCACACTCCTTAGCGAAATCGATCTCACCTATGAGAGTCTTCATTGCCGCCACAAATGTATCCACCGGGCAAAGTccgtcatcatcttcaggGCACCCGTTGATACCGGTAAGAGGGATGGGAGCGTCATTTAGAATGAGTCggagcttcttctcgccaGAACAAGAAAGGACCTGGACTTGGAGGTTAGTGGCGAATGGCATAATCCTATGGCAGCGTCAGCCCCAATAACAAAGGGGTAGAAATGTGCTATTGCCTACTTGGAGGAGACGAAGGAACGATGCTTGGGGATATGATCGGTGGGAAGGTCTCCTGTTTCGGCAAAGGTTGTGAGGTTCATCATAGGAAGTACTGAGTTGATTGTCAGAGGTAATTTCGATCTTGTtacaaaagaaaaaatggCGTACAGAGGGCAAATTGGGTGTCGTGGGTGAAGTCGACATATCTATCATACCTGTCAGAACAGCCAAAGCAATTGATATCGAATAAACCATCATACAGAGCATCTCCAAGAGGGAAGTGAACGTCGTCGTGGAACGATGAATTTGTAGTAGAGTTAAACTCGGTGAGTCGAGCTACAGTCGTCGTCAGCACTCCGTCCTGGCACTGAACGAGTATGATCTACTCTTCGTTAACCTCGAGACCAGCTCTTGCACCCATCCCATACCCATCGCCTTAGCAGGAGCATATCCGAAACTTGACGAATACCACCAAAAGATATCGTTTCGGTACTGGAAGcccttccattccttttGAGTGAACAGATCGCAGAAGGCAGAGTGACCGAGAGCAACAGTCTGAGTTTCCAGAATTAGGTTTACAGGTTGGGATATACCAAACGCAGCCTACCTCGTAAGCACACATTTCCATCTGCACAGCGGGTCAATTAGCCAAAAGGACAGATTAATATCCAGGACAGCGCTTACCATGTCTTTAACGTCCATGAAACTGAGATTATACCCCTGCATGTTCTCCTGCAATCgcttcttcgcctttgcGAGATAAATGGAATCCCATTCTGCAAGCTTCGATTTGTAATCGACGCCTGTTCCTCGGCACTGACGCACATTGTGTAAGCTAATATTCTCGCGCTTGAGATCGCCAAATGAGACTCACAGTCGTGAAAGGCGCGAGAGTGTTATTAAAGCCTGGAGCCTCAATAGTGACTTCAAGATTATATTGATCATCTGCTGGGACCCCGAAGAAGCCTGTAGATATGAGTGAGCTCAAATATAAAGGGATTAGCGAAGTTAAGACGTACCGACAGCAAAGTTCTGAGCAGATTTCAACATGCGGCTGTCTCCGTGTCAGTGTTAAGGTACTGATATACGGAAGCATGTACTCACTCTTGACTCTCTGTCCGGAAGACGGGCAATTTACCTTTGAACTTGTCGAGCAAAAAGCCGTATTTAATCCTTGCAGAAACGCCGAGATTGACTAGGATATGTTAGCCTGCTTCCCGTCTCACATTGTTTGTCTCAACATTGTTTGAAACAGAATTGCAATACTCACAAAGTTGACTACGACCAAACGGCGTAAGGATCTCAGCTCCGAGCTGGTAGCTCCAGTCATTAAGGAACGAAAGATCGCCTTTGGCTTTCCACCCTTTCGCGCTCTTGAGTCTAGAGGCTAAAGCAACAGGGCCCTCGGGGTATGAAGTAGGATACCTATAATAAATATTAGCATGTTACTCCATGGATGAACAAGAATCATACCTCGCACCATGCCTCTGTAGCCAATGTAGACTTTCCAGCTCACATTGCTCAGGAATGAGGCTACCTGACTCAGGAAGACCATGAGAATCCACCGAGTAATATGGACTGAGATTTCCCCAATGTTGAAGGACGCTAAAACCTTTGGAGACCTTGTCAGTAGGACGGATAAGAGGGTAGACATCGGTGTGGGATGGAAGCACGGGAGCAGTAGCAATGAGGGCGGCCCTTTCGATTTGTTAGTCGATCACTTAATGAAAGGAAGCTTACTAACGACTCACTCGCTACCAGTTGGTGTCGGTCCGGCGTAACCAATGCTGGCAAGTTACATAAGAGGAGATTTCATCTATACAAATGGAGCACCTACTCTGTCGGGAAATTTGAGTGATCCGCATGGGTCTTGGCAGGCGCGATCTTGTCCAGCCAATCTTGTACCTCTGGCGGTAAACTGTCCCAAGTTCTCACCTTATCCAAAGTTGTCCTCCCAAAGTAGCAAGCCGCAAATGCAAATGTCGGCACTACTATCAAGAATGCGATACAGATGCGTGATAAAACCGAGCGAAGTCGAGTGGCACGTCGTTCGCGTTGTAGCTGCTGATGAGGCGATGTGAAAGGGTGCTGGGAGTACGATGGAAGCAACGGGTCGTTTGCGTTGGATGTTGGCTGGAGCTCGTAGTCCTCAGCAGCTAGAGGTTCGTCCGAGTACGTGGACTTGGACATCGCGGTAAGAATGAAGGAATTAAACTGGAAAGGCAGATGTAAGTTGTTTTCAAGGTGTGGAATGACATCGATAGATCTTATGAACGTTCTCGGCAGGGTTACCAAGTAATTAGTCACGTGACCGGTAACAATACATATCGTTCCGTTTGTGTTTCCGTTTGTTCTCAAGCAACGAGCGAGGTCACCGGTGAGAACGTAGCAGGCTCTATgtcagaagaggatgtaGCGAGAGATAGAAGAAGCAATAAACCAAAGAAAAGTTTTTTTTAAGGTTATTACGGTTCATATCCTGAGAGACAGCGAGGAATCATACACATTTCGTTGACTTGCGGCCACCTATGCGATCAAGATATCATACACTACTGCAATAGTACATTTCCGTCGATACACACTTTTTGTACCATTCCATTTACTAATATATTAATAAGGCCGATACGATTGTACATGAAACTAGGccttgtttttttttgcctCGCCATGTTCCTCACCGTCCGCCTTTCGCTTCAGGTTGCTGACTCCCGCAtcctctttgccttcgatgacatcctcatcatcctcttcgtccacTTGTTCGGTCTACCAAACGGCCCATTAGCACAGTTCCGATATCATACTAGGTCCTGTGGCAAGGCCCTAGGCCTTACATTGTAAAAGTCCGACAGCACCTTCTTGTGGTCAATACCATCGTCgccctcttcgtcttcgtcttcctcatcctcatcctcatcctcattctcattctcattctcatcctcatcctcgtcgtcctcgtcttcgtcctcatcgaagtcttcatcattttcctcctcaagatcctctctgtcttcatctccttcatcactcaattcctctttctcctctcctaCTTCTTTAGTGGGAACAGGTTTCCCAAGAGGCAAGGCTGCACAACCGAATTAGCGAGAGACGAACTTTCAAGAGGGGCTAGGTCATacgttgttgttgtttttcAGCAGCCATAATGATAAATATTCACTGTTTGCTCCTGGAATTACGAGGGCTATCGATTATTTACAGGATGTTCTTCGAGGTGCAACAATCTAAGGCTTAAGGCTTAACTCAAGGTCCGTCCGCTATCGGAAGACATTGCCCGGGGGATAAACAGAAGTCGACCGTGAGAAAATAAAAAAGCCCTTACGTCATCACTTGTTCTCACTGGATCGAAGAAGGCACGAACAACGACCCAACGACCGAATCACGCACATATCGAAAGATCGCCATTACATTTGAGACTTGCAACTACACCTCGTTCACGTATTCAATACCTTTCAACTTACGGGCAGGGTAGAAAGCTCGTTAATTTACATTTTCACAAAGTCCAAACGATGCCTCGAAGAGCCGCCTCCCGCCGCGAACCTTCACCACCTGCCGAAAAGTATCGAACCGTTTCGCCGAATGATCAGGATGCTTACCCTCTACTTGTGGCGTTCGACCTTGAGTATCTACACTTTTTTAATAATATCCTGATAAGCAGGCTGATATATCCAATGCACCAGTTATACCCTTTGGGATCTGTGGATAGATGTATGTTTGGGCGTTGCGTTTCACGGGGCGACGTATTGTCAACTAGGAGACGAGCACTAACGAAGAATGGTCAATAGACGCATATTATTCCTCCACTCAAGCGTAATGGAGACGTTGTTAACCAGCTTGTCGATCGGTGAGTCTTTCGTCCCTGTCTCTTTTGTACGCTCGCGTAACAAGCTACTCACGGAATGCAGGCGTGGACAAAATCTTTCTTTCTACCATGAAGTACCCTCTATCCTCGCCGAACTTAAACACCGAAGAATACACGTAGCTGCTGCATCGAGGACGAGTGCCCCTGAACTGGCAAAGGAAGCGTTGAGGATGTTGCTTTTGCCCGCTGACGAGGGCGGTGACCATGTGAAAGCGATCTCATATTTTAATACGGTGAGTACGAATTACTCTTACTCTTTACATGGAAGTCTAACAGATATTTCTGCCTCTCGCAGATGGAGATTTATCCTGGTGAGTTGCGCGGTATTGAACATCATTTAACAACAGACTGATGAGCATTTCCTCATAGGCTCGAAACTTAGACATTTCCGAGAGATCCATCGCAAAACGGGCATTCCGTACGAACAAATGGTATATCCCCGTCacatcatctttccttAAGAAACACTGCTGACGGGTAACTTAATAGCTTTTTTTTGACGATGAACACCGCAATTTTGAGGTCGAATCTCTTGGTGTAACGATGCAGCTGGTGCCCAGCAGTGGAACTGATCGCAAATGATGGAAACGGGGATTAACACtctggagaaagaggaggggCATCAAAGTGAATGAGTCTTTATCCGAGTAAGAGATAACCGGAGCTTTAGCACCATTCAGTTAAATATGGCGATTTCGTAGAGGCTATAGAGGTTTCGTATTGCTCGTGTTTACATGATTAGTGTGATGTA from Cryptococcus neoformans var. neoformans B-3501A chromosome 7, whole genome shotgun sequence encodes:
- a CDS encoding hypothetical protein (HMMPfam hit to Sugar_tr, Sugar (and other) transporter, score: 91.8, E(): 1.7e-24), which codes for MSTLSDDDKMGYLPEQDIDTTIHAAPLAELETPKKRKWMQTLSVLIAGVALFSDGYNIQITGYTNTVMAKLYPTALSSTMKTRLSNSILIGDIFGMILFGLCADRLGRRWGIIGCTFFLVLGVTLATAAHGKSEVGMLWMIVIGRGVAGLGAGGEYAVCTTSAVEAADETHTLRKKRGLLVASSTNTAIIAGFVASAIVFLIVLAAYGGEPHVGVWRICFGIGIIMPLSIFLFRVRMADSTLYSKHSIKSPKFPYWLAFKRYWKPLLGCSLVWFLYDAVVYPFNLLAPTIAAGFSSNQSLLASNGWGALVNAFALPGAFFGGFIIDRLGPRQTYAFGLVMVAIFGFVIGGAMEPLRNNGTGAFAAFVILFGLFQCFLSVGPGNCNFIVSSESFPTPVRGHALGLAAAIGKAGAAVGTQVFPLIEARFATTLKGQQAIFLIGSGICVVAAIVVMTIVPNRRAQLEDEDVEFRRYLEENGWDTSDMGSVGRIVSDEVVERGEKV
- a CDS encoding hypothetical protein (Match to EST gb|CF189049.1|CF189049; Similar to gi|46107294|ref|XP_380706.1| hypothetical protein FG00530.1 [Gibberella zeae PH-1], FASTA scores: opt: 876, E(): 1.8e-46, (37.177% identity (61.630% similar) in 503 aa overlap (105-577:89-579)); HMMPfam hit to Acid_phosphat_A, Histidine acid phosphatase, score: 96.6, E(): 6.1e-26), with the protein product MSKSTYSDEPLAAEDYELQPTSNANDPLLPSYSQHPFTSPHQQLQRERRATRLRSVLSRICIAFLIVVPTFAFAACYFGRTTLDKVRTWDSLPPEVQDWLDKIAPAKTHADHSNFPTDIGYAGPTPTGSEAALIATAPVLPSHTDVYPLIRPTDKVSKGFSVLQHWGNLSPYYSVDSHGLPESGSLIPEQCELESLHWLQRHGARYPTSYPEGPVALASRLKSAKGWKAKGDLSFLNDWSYQLGAEILTPFGRSQLFNLGVSARIKYGFLLDKFKGKLPVFRTESQDRMLKSAQNFAVGFFGVPADDQYNLEVTIEAPGFNNTLAPFTTCRGTGVDYKSKLAEWDSIYLAKAKKRLQENMQGYNLSFMDVKDMMEMCAYETVALGHSAFCDLFTQKEWKGFQYRNDIFWWYSSSFGYAPAKAMGMGWVQELVSRLTKTRLTEFNSTTNSSFHDDVHFPLGDALYVDFTHDTQFALLLPMMNLTTFAETGDLPTDHIPKHRSFVSSKIMPFATNLQVQVLSCSGEKKLRLILNDAPIPLTGINGCPEDDDGLCPVDTFVAAMKTLIGEIDFAKECALDKETLEEEQEVGEEEMAEVKVDGLQKVEDEEEDNKKGDGDSDSDSDSGSDSDDDDN
- a CDS encoding hypothetical protein (Similar to gi|30348551|emb|CAC84343.1| hypothetical protein [Saimiriine herpesvirus 2], FASTA scores: opt: 303, E(): 8e-08, (45.763% identity (72.034% similar) in 118 aa overlap (20-134:452-569))) gives rise to the protein MAAEKQQQPLPLGKPVPTKEVGEEKEELSDEGDEDREDLEEENDEDFDEDEDEDDEDEDENENENEDEDEDEEDEDEEGDDGIDHKKVLSDFYNTEQVDEEDDEDVIEGKEDAGVSNLKRKADGEEHGEAKKNKA
- a CDS encoding hypothetical protein (Similar to gi|19113330|ref|NP_596538.1| hypothetical protein [Schizosaccharomyces pombe], FASTA scores: opt: 450, E(): 3.6e-24, (45.912% identity (69.811% similar) in 159 aa overlap (29-177:7-160))) — its product is MPRRAASRREPSPPAEKYRTVSPNDQDAYPLLVAFDLDYTLWDLWIDRNGDVVNQLVDRRGQNLSFYHEVPSILAELKHRRIHVAAASRTSAPELAKEALRMLLLPADEGGDHVKAISYFNTMEIYPGSKLRHFREIHRKTGIPYEQMLFFDDEHRNFEVESLGVTMQLVPSSGTDRK